tattgtacgggagaggtggtagatgaaggtgatctccttcaagcagttgattctcatagggggggaagcaagagagatatgtgcttctcaacaggaaatgtggttgtacaaaagaagctgttgatgattacttcaagactgagaagtattatctggcagagatttgaagaaccaaggaaatgaagatgaaactacttgaagatcagttcagtgttagaggaacaagcatctttcatttcaattactcaagaaatctggaaatgcagtatttgatccagaaaaccagtagcattattcacaagtcctggtacattactttttctagttgttagttgagttatcctctctatttaatttgtttgttaagtttaacaatcaaatagggggagattgttggtgagactgcataGTTGTATGAccagttacgtgataactcaacacgataacaacactagaacaggacatgttaataatactacgtctacacaagaaatcaggaagaatgaagacaatgcaaatacaaagaatcggaagattagaagaaagcctgaagtttgactacaggtcactgaaagaagttcaataatatgttcatgcctcagtgaagaacaaaggttaaagactttcagggtttcataaatgttgaagattcagtatacaagtgctatcggaagattttagtgtattggcattgattgaagatagacagtgtttgaagcataggaatctgaagaattgaagacagggtatagaaagaggttaatgaagacgttgtctaaagtaccagaaaggattccagtgaaagtacagttgtttattgacagtcagtgtctgaagcaataaagttgaggcaagcttaacaatgtaatcaaggctataatacgaagacctgaatcggggttagtcgtctgtgaaccagaccagttgcactaggcgtcaatagctcatgaaaggaatctgggtattatttatagaagaattgttaagttgaggaacgtacttggattgaacgtttatctgttaaagtacgagaagaggtgcacGAGGTATatagctaaacagctcaggggactggcgaagttcaaagtttaattagtaaattaaataaatttatttaaaggactttaatttaatttatttaataaacttaaattaatttatcttataaactttaaataagtttattttataaatctaaattagtttatttatataagttatatttaagttaatttttataaattaatttagttacaattcaaacttaaatagaaaaaaaaagaaataaaaagaaaagaaaaaaaggaaaagaaaaaaaaaagaaaacaaataaagggaaaaaggaaaaagagaaaaagaaataaaaaatacAAACCAAAAACGTGTACAAACGTTTGTTTGGTTTTTGTTTATAAAAGTAAACTTAGTACATGTATGTGTACTAGATCAAAAGGAGTCGCCAGAGAGTCCCTGTCACCACAGAGTATTTTAGTTGTAAAATAAACTAAGGCAAATTACTACTCCTCCCTCCTGTGCCTCCCTCTCACCACAGAAAAGGTTGTCGCCACAGAGTTcactcatcctcagccacacaattttattgtgtataaaaTCTACACTTTGCAGTAGAAGATAGCGAGCCATTCATTTTTGGATCaattttctgttcatcttctctcccaaaagagaagtgaaaatggcagcattgatttacagagaagctcaagctttttgtttATTCGTTTAACTTCACACCGGAGtaatgttataatgcccgatttcactcttgtatattcataggggcattataatcgttacccggaAATTAGATCCTAGTACAAaaaaaagctagattattgtataggatttgatttataaatatttgtaGAAGTTAGGAattttattgttcttagattgtagccggttaatttatttaccggagtgtagcaacacccctcgaggatttatatacaaatatatatttcccctaatatcttgtgttccttgtttttatcgttccaaacactattcctctcaagaacacgaaaccactagccgagcactaaatattttatccgctaaagattcgaaagaatttttaatttagtgattatcgtattcaacccccccccttctacgataattcgggacctaacaaaagcctagcctactggtaattcctacctcagctacagctgcatcaacgcctacagaaaactgcagaacgttttctatccgctcgcaaattgggagcttggtcctgttcatcttgtctagctgttgttgtgtgatgaaaaaataaagcaagggtgaacaacaagcccaccaaaataaaaatgaaccaagttgatatcttaacgcgaccaagtcacaaaacattcagtatatatgtatatatacttttcgaaatctttgaaatcctctgacatgtataatatacacagagttctagtttataactgtataaaaatatcgttgcaaggtgatctcatatatctaaccttgtctcaacatttttctgaaaatctttgtcatgcataagatgaTCATTAACTAGctataagttgaaaagatgaagttatgagatactccaatatacttatatcttttccgaatactactcgaactaccaccgttcaagctattatgaatttcaaaagttcatcacatagatgagactacaagataagacttgaatatattcaatctttgaaatatcattcaaaagaaatgaagttacgagatacttcattaagtcccgatatatatacacacatatatatatatatatctcatactttccttgaaaacctcggttatgaaaagtataaacagagctgtaatatccaatgaatttggaatgaagaaaactttggcataaacccgatatcttgctgatcaggcaaagataccaataaataaccttttctactagtagatggacgaattccccactggtcatcaccctggccgcattaggacctatgctggactgccactcagccacttacgcattgatggactcccactgagccacttacactttatggacccccattgagcccatgttgcttatgccgacgcatttcgattgggcttacttcccgaatgttgggcaagtaatcaaactcttttatcaagttagcaacttcgttgctccAAAATTACACCACGGAGTcagatcccttaggttttgagcgagtatttaaatccccttcgaaaggaagatcttaaatctgaaaatgagttttgggatccgctctagcttttaaaatcattttgaagactcgaaaacattttaaagaatgtttagagtaatgatgatttaataaaataaatcattcccgatatgttagaaaatatctgaatattattatttaaataatattcccataaaggataatctttataaatttaattgaagtaaaagttttaaaactcatacttgaaacgaataataaaaaaaaaagatatacttatacgaaagtacgatctttatttgaataatcgaaaataagtttgattattattcaaaactatcgaatatatcttattcgattaatagttatagaaaactatatatatattatactcgggaatatcgactcccggtttagaaaatgttcacctttgggtcccctatactaaggctATATgtaactactgcttatctctagcatatgtattatgcaacttataagcatttgaattgataatagaatatcaagattatgaaacagataTGCAtgtaaatatcatatcacatgctccaatatatctcaagactttgctaataataaccatgcacttatctcaagataatgcatcaatatattacatcacaacaacaatataacgggtagaaaacttgcctgagtgttccggggtagacttaagcttagagtgaatccggtaacctatgaacaacaacataagccggaatttGACAatggtctcttaagaaactagtcaaaactcactcataccctaatggtcgcttacggtcgcttatacgcttaatgatttgtattaatcgctcgcgtaccctcagctccactaattttaataaattaactgttaCGAATTTTAAGATGACTCTTTCGCAaatactttaccaacttcctaatacacctTACAtgattgtttcgtaatccaattagtcttttaagggccttaaacaaggtttcaaagttaagcgaggggtaaaggttcgttcctaaaacaccgtaacttaaaacagtcgtttctcctaaaccgtaaatcggatctaagcgaaccacataccaaaacgaagcttacgacatgatctagctaaacatggcaaggTTACATATTGGTAAGTGAGATTTatgtcccgaacactaagtacaagcagttgaatgaaaacgggcattacgacggctatgtttacgcgattaccaatattcataccactccaattaaccactaaccaactcataaccatcaatacaaaaaaacttcacctaaaccataccacatcagtccataacctccaagtttttcaactcaaacaaccacaatcaagacctatgaactataatcaagcttcaattaccaaaacacttccaaatcaaaccaaactactaataatcataatccatgcttctcatttcacaaaaccaaccattaaacttactaacaaataaagtaaaggctagggtttaaagtttataccttccttgggaggtgttaagttgctaggaagccttagggagcctcctacaagcttgatcatGCTTATTTAGACGAGACTTGTGAACTaaagttgtaggccatctcaatacctttccaatgagctatagaacacaacatttgagtgagtattgaaggagatatggaaGTTTAAAGTTGCTGGTATTGTTTTGGctgagagcttttgttcttggaagcaaaagtcaacttctcttctttttgttttatgaaattatgcttggttgcttctctttttgtcttGACAATtgtttagctttttaccatggttaattttccatggcccaaaatcaaccaacaaaacaaaactcctttatcatgcttatgtcatcaagcttgtgtcatctttttaacacttgtcttccctttgtggtgtgatgacatcatcatctactaacctctttgattaacccttaattacttggctaatgaccgcttatctgttatacggttcgcttaactctcgttcttgTTAATAGTTTGaggatcatattcgggatcttattatttgggcttccctgaacctttatcaatatcttatattcctttaatgatcctctgctataatccttaaataaaaaattctttaaatcatgttaccttatactcaattatttcggtatctagtggattttcgggaaaaatcaaagtgtccggattcgaattatgacgacctttacatacactcatttactttatggaatactaataggatctcagaatttccataacagtactcttATATAGGGTGGTCTGataaatttccttaatcagcataatcgaaaaaaaaaatactattcatcaaggtttcaaaatttccaaaaattggggttataacattacagtttcaagctccaaaaagaacaattcagcttcttgtttctcactttcaagcttctcatttatctttttcagtctgctcacttcttcattagcaacaaccatacttgtatgtatgtgaaacatttttgtgcttatcttttctacagtttccttatattgactcacatttaaatcaatggtagtgagagttggtacctgtgattttgatgaggatgattctccttgctccaaggccattaaaacataatttccaacttcctcatcttcatcattatcagaatcatcccaacttttttcctctgcaatataagctttgctttgctatttttcagaagagcttcatactttgcttccggTTCAAGATAAGATTTGTCTTcctttgctttcttgggtttccttcattctgtagcaaaatggcctagttcatcacagttgaagcacctaattttagatctgtcaacagatccagttttgtaaccattcttgctatcagaattgtacttcccttttcctttccagctgttatCTTTATTGAAAGaatgtcctttacccttgaagtatcttggcttctttactctaatattagagaattttctagccaaatagaccattgactgatctagctcatccagttcatcaagagtgtagaactcattttcttccaattcaagaatgacttgttcctgtgaatcatttgttctttgctcacttggtgaggaaactggagtttgagatctgGGCTCATCATCAAATGTTTGGCTTTtattgacaattaaagcacttgagccatctactacatgtccttgaccagatctcaatgattttctttgaatcatttctagttcatatgttttaagaattccatatagaacttccagtgttattctgcttaagtctctcccttccctgattgctgagattttctgttccaaatgatcagggagagtaagcaagaactttaagttcacctcttcagcttcataatatttgtcatggagctgcaagtcatttatcagcttatttaatctttcaaacacatcagttatactttcttttggcttggccatgaaaccctcgtactgtgaaatcagtatccttctttgattagagctaacttcctcagttccttcacagagtatttcaatcttttcccagatttgtttggcagtgtcacagttgataatattgttgtacatcacattgtcaagtgattcTATCAGTattagttgcaagccactatccagggaaactttctccttttcaggctcaCAATACTCaaaagggtcttttggagcataatgagatggaatgaccatatcaccatctgttgtttcttcaactctaaccataagagtgaaaggcccatttttGAATATAGAGTGggttggccatcctgataaacaacaacattttctttttccaaagagtgtacttagctttgtcaaaggtaggaattttgatgctactgattttctgtgtattcattcttccaagatcttgaatctgttaattttcagatttggctctgatatcacttgttaggtaatgaattacacacagggggggggggtgaatgtgttttactatttttaatcttttcttgaatcttttatggttgaacaaagtaaattaaatcttgtagtgaaaatgtgttcatgcagaaattaaacttgcaagaataaggaacacagatcttcaaaactcacttaattttatattaaaattaagaatgttttgctacaaaatttctaggctctttgttgataaagagcttagcttcttcttgagagagttacaagattttctatctaaattgttataACTGACTaaaagaccagtgttaactttataattcagttaactgctggtttacacagtgtacaataagacatgttattaactttagtaaactgtcacttgtcatttccattttaggaaaagtgtatcttccatttctggcttagcataacTTAGCATCgtgtgtttactttgatcttcctttgtcagttaatcttcaccattgatcttgcacatccttcagttgctttttgtagacttgtgaatccagctggttggattgtttgttgattgttaatcttggatattgaactgatctacaattttgtactttgagattttacctcgagatctccagtttagtctatagagaacttgacatctcgataagtatatttgcttatcgagatctctagtactctatagttaatttggcttgtagaggtctccCAGTTCTTTATAAGaaaatttggcttgtcgagatctctagtcttcatatcttcactttgacttatcgatatctcggagttctctagtggcttcttaacttgtcgatatctcagagttctctagtcaaattttgacttgtcgatatctcagagctctctagtgaattttgacttatcgtatctctgagttctctagtggaatttgacttatcaataactcagagttctctaatgaatgttgacttgtcgataactctgagttctttagtgaagaaatgacttatcaatatctccaatcttcatgtctttaatttggcttgtcgatatctctgagttcacTATAAGCTTTcctaagttctctataagtcattctggagttctcgaatgacttctctataacactaaatctgtgacttgtagagatcttgacttagaatattttttctaaaacagatttattcaaatccaagcttcttcataattcttctgaggcatgatcttcttgatcttcttcccgatagaattcttaggcttgacattgtttatagaaaaagactccagtctgctcttttgacatttttacagactaagtattacaagtacaaaatacagattaagataacaatacaacttacttagggttgacaaattatcttagtcttgttaaagtacaagcatgtcttgcagAACACCGTTATCCGAGACTAACACCACCTGGATCCCAAATCTCATCATGATGGAGTCCATGAATTTGATGCAATCTTGTTGATTAACTGTGTATATCGCCTTTGTTTCTGCCTATTTTGTCATGTAATCAATAGCCACCAGCACGTAGCGGAGGTCACCTTTTGCCCCGGGGAAATGTTCTATAATGTCAATGCCCCAAACGGCAAAAGGGATTGGGGAAAGTACTGAAGCAGGAAAGCTCGAGCTTTATTTCAgaatgttgatgaacatctgacACCGGTTGTATTTATTTATATAGTCAACTGCATCGATGTGAATTGTGGGCCAGTAGTATCCTTGTCGGATTATCTTGTATTCTAAAGCCTTTGTCGCCAAGTGATCCCCATAAATTGTAGGCTGATAAGGTTCGTCTCTAGAGTTGATCATCTTCAAGGAAGAAACGAGCAGCTTTGTATTTCAAGTACTTTGCTTTATTTTTAAATTCGGGAGTGTTCCATTTTTTAGGTAAGCTATTAAGGGGGTCATCTAGTTCTCCGGGCTTGTGATGCATAAGATTTCAACTTCTCCAGTGCTCGGGGCTCGGAGTTTTTCGAAATAAACTGAGGGGCTTAGATCTAAAGAATTTTGAACTAGTTTGGAGAACTCATTTGCCTTAGCTTTTTCCACTCTATTAATCTGTAGGATGGTTGTATCCAGGATGGTTTCCAGGATATTCCTTACCATGACTTGGTACTGTGCTAGTTTCTGGTTTTTGGCAATGTACTCTCTGTTTATCTGTTTGACTATAATCTGGGAATCACTATGGATGACTAGAATTTTTACCCTGAGGGATTTTTCTAGTCTTAGTCCGGTGAGTAGGGCTTCATAATCGGCTTGGTTATTTATTGCTTTGAAGGCGAAAGTGATTGCTTGCTGAATTGTGAACCCGTTGGGACTAGTAAGGATTAGACCGGCTCCGAATCTTTCGGTTGTTTCCGAACCATCTAGGTAGAATGTCCATGCACTTTTGCTGTGAGGCTCATCTTTGACCATAGTTGTTATCGTTGGTGGAGAGGATTCGGGGAAAGTACATTACATCATTAATTATGCCAGAGCTTGAGCTTTTATTTCCGTTTGAGGTATAAACTTAATATTGAACTGACTTAGTTCAATTTCCCAATTGACCCGTCTCCCGGATCCATCGGGTTTTTGAATGATCTTTCTTAGAGGTTGGTCTGTGACCACTTTGATTTCGGCCTTGGAAGCATTTCCTTAGCTTACTACTTACATGCACGAGGGCCAGGGAAAACTTTTCCAAGTTTGGGTACCGAATTTCAGTATCTTTGAAAACTTGGCTCACATAGTATACCGGGCTTTGGGTTCCTTTTTCTTCTCGGATGAGCGCACCAGAGACGGCTTTTGGACCGGCCGCTATgtagagagtgagagagagaggtTCTCCGGATTCTGTTTTAGACGGGATTGGAGGGTTCATTAGATGTTTCTTGACTTCCTCAAATGAAATGTTGCACTCTGAAGTCCATTTTATTAGCTTTTTATTTTGGGCTCCTCGAAGAATGGAAGACATCTCTTCGCAATTTTGGGAAAAACCTGCGAAGTGCTGCAAGGCATCCTGCCAGCTTCTGAATATCGTTTGGGTTCGAGGAATTTTCATTTCCATGATTGCATTTATCTTCTCCGGATTTGCTTTAATTCCTCTTTCGCTGACCAGGAATCCCAGAAACTTTCCATGGGATACCCCGAATACGCATTTCTCCTGGTTTAGCTTCATATTATAATTTCTCAAGTTGTCAAAGCATTCTTTGAGATCTTTGATGTGGACTGGGACATTTGTTGACTTGGAGATCATGTCATCAATGTATGACTCCATATTTCTTCCTAGTTGACTTTTGAAGATTGTGTTCATTATTTTCTGGTAGATTGCTTCGGCATTGATGAGTCCGAACGGCATCATGATAAAAGCATATACATCTCGGTGAGTTATGAAGgatatttttgcaatgttcttTGGATCCATTTTAACATGGTTGTATCCGAATAAAGCATCCATGATGCTTAGCATAACATGTCCTGCATTTGCTCAATTAGCTGATCGATACTAGGGAGATGATAGGAATCTTTTGGGCAGGCTAAATTCAGACTTGTGTAGTCAACACACATCCTCTactttttatttaatttcttgaACAGTACCACATTGGCCAGCCAATCCGGATACTTAATTTCGCAAATGATATCTGGCTTGAGAAGTTTTTTTATTTCTTTATCGATTGCTTGTTGACATTTCAGGGTGAAATTTCTCCATTTTTGTTTGATCAGCCTTTGCCTGGAATCAACATCTAAGCTATGCATCACTACTGATTTATCAATTCCATGCATGTCCTCCGAGATCCATGCGAAAACATCATTATATTCTTTCAACAAGTCAATGAGTTCTTTCTAAAAGGTTGACTTCAGCCCCTTTTCAATTTTTTAACGTCCGGGTGGGGTTCCCGGGGTCAAATTCGACATCTATTGTTTGTGTGGCTGGTTCAACCTTGGTTTTTTCCTTTATTTTAACAAATTTTTTAACGTGGGCATCTACATTGGTTATGCTGTATCCTGAATCTTCTCTAATGTTCATGTCCAATTTTGGTCTTTTATTGAGATATTCCCGGTGCTTCTTTCGGCTTTTTCCCTTGGGTAGGGACATGACCTTCTTTCTGTTTTCTGATTATGTTTTGGACATGACTAAGGCATACCCGTAACACATACATACCATGTCTATGTCTTCTTTGAGCTCCCCAATTTCTT
This sequence is a window from Apium graveolens cultivar Ventura chromosome 9, ASM990537v1, whole genome shotgun sequence. Protein-coding genes within it:
- the LOC141685359 gene encoding uncharacterized protein LOC141685359, encoding MVKDEPHSKSAWTFYLDGSETTERFGAGLILTSPNGFTIQQAITFAFKAINNQADYEALLTGLRLEKSLRVKILVIHSDSQIIVKQINREYIAKNQKLAQYQVMVRNILETILDTTILQINRVEKAKANEFSKLVQNSLDLSPSVYFEKLRAPSTGEVEILCITSPEN